A segment of the Lolium perenne isolate Kyuss_39 chromosome 3, Kyuss_2.0, whole genome shotgun sequence genome:
gcaaatggcagcggcggacgggactggagtggcaactctccttgatgcgtcccgagagctggtcctgacggcgagtactggtgcctcatgatctcctggatcacgcgaagagcgacacgctccaacgtgttgaccaggttctcagagtggcggtgtagcgagtgagccaccaggtagttgatctcctgccgcagggacctggtgcgttcttccgacggggcagagaggtctatcccatctagcgcaccattaggcgagaaccccttccacctgatgccatgtgaacgggttctgtggaaagagccgatgaggtcggcttcgaggaggactttgatctcgtcatacttcttcttgagctcatcggtcaagtcctcgtacgtgactggcgtgccgtccgccatctcagatgtagatggcgatgcggttgatgacgaagcttgtcccaccgggcgtgccagaatgtgttctcgtcagaaacccaccggcgggcagcgacgggcaacaccgtagagccgggaacaacctagagctgcggctggctgaggtccctccgagcgacggcccgcaaagccttctggtcacacgtccgatgctgatgcaagggcgtgccacctgacctatacctggtcaggaaggtgatggagatgcctcgcttagtttcctgcatggcatacacgtaaacattaaatacgagcctcgatcggctctcaggttatcctgtgaatcggctgagggagccgatccacccatgattcgtacgaggtgcacgaatatatggtggtcctgcttgatcaagataaagctaatgagatctacgacgatttagggttttcaccgcataatcggatcatcctactcacggttgggcctcgcggccacgcacggtgatcgtaagccgatcctaaacaaggcctaaaaaccaacacaaggttgatccccggaacatcctgtttagggccagcgaacgacaccctacgtgccgctggatcctccccccctttgtaaggcctaactattgcagatattaaactaatccttgtagaacaaggagcaatcgtaacggatcagatctactaaataatgatcaagcggggtgccgcccccacacctaagataggtgtgagggcggctagacatgcaagggttgcactacgatagcatgttacgcgaagaactatgctaaccctaacacatctatgataactacgctgctcgccatcaacaaggcttcagtacgagcaacgcatgaacaacgtggagcttgtgctgcctagatcgcaagatgcgatctaggcagcatgttgcttatcggtagaaaccctcgagacgaaggagttggcgatgcgccgagattgattggttggttgaacgttggttgttgtttattccataaaccctagatacatatttatagtccaggggactttctaattcaggcgtgcacctaaccgtgcacgggtaaaattcaatctcctaatctaagatgcaatctactataattaaagatacacgggcaatctagcccaaacttggtacataaggccgattcacgtatttcttccatgtatatattcttcaagtccatcttgatcgcggcccacctctgactcggtcaaattccggtgataacagactgtgcatgtatcgtgtccgcaggttccactggattcttatggtaattcaatttcacacctcctcagttctcgtccacgactctctgaatatggatacgacgcgttgggccgacatgagaaaaatgatgcaaaaataattattttcattcatttgcgctctatatcgatcggcctatttcgttcatcatttcctaatatcaagtaactaattaataactctcttgttcatttaattttctttgcctcgtagggtttggagacggttcgtagataccaaggtcggtgaattcaaaaaagagctacattttaaaatggcagtgcggacgactggggatattcagccaccggggaccaatctatgtggatactatgtttgtgagaggatccgaagatactgcaatgagcgggaccagaagtgtgagaagcacatcatgaggaataacctccggaagacgcttagtccagaagctcgcttccgaccacttcaagagaactagctggatggttggcgagggaagtcatcgatcctagaggagaacaccattacgatgacgtagaacttcatatgcactaaattatggatggaaacttgttcaaaattgtatatggtcatccgatattgaatatatattgtatattcctcttgaattctttttggttctaatttcaaatttgtttgaaattgtacattcatctgCATGTATGTAgtgccgtagaatatgtgaaactccttcaaaattaaaacccaaaagaaataaaacaatacaaattaaaaagaaaccagatttagggggagggggggctaaaccctaaaccctgcggaggcctttagtcgcggttggccagaagaaccgcgactaaaggtcctccgccctggcgctcgcctgcggcccacgtggacgggcttttagtcgcggttcgtaaggaaccgcgactaaagggggggcctttagtcgcgctactttggtcgcggttgcgcaaccgcgactaatggcagttgcgaaccgcgaccaaagcccctttttccaccagtgatcgTTCAGTATGCCGATGACACACTCTTGATTATGGAAGCCAGTTTTGAACATCTTCAGATCCTCAAAACAACTTTTCTTTCTTTCCAACAAGCAACAGGGTTGAAGGTTAATTTTCAGAAGCCATGCCTTGTCCCATTAACATTGACGGGGTTTTTTTTGCCACTAGTTTGGCTGAGtgctttgggtgttctctgggaaAGATGCCATTTTCTAATTTGGGGCTCCCCTTAGGAACCACCAGGCCGGCCGTTCTTGAACTTGCATCATTAGCTGACAGTGCTGAACGACGCATGAGTGTTTGCTCTCGGTTTCTCAACTACGGGGGTAAACTCACTTTTGTTAATTTGGTGCTCTCTTCACTGCCTACCTTCTATATGTGCATACTCAAGCTTAATAAAACCATGGTGAAGGTGGTGAACAGAGCAAGGTAACATTATCTATGGGACAAGAAAGATAGAGACCATCAAAATTCATTAGCTGCTTGGGAACTAGTGTGCAAACCAAAAGAAAAGGGAGGTTTAGGAGTGATCAATTTTGAAATTCAGAATAATGCTCTCCTAATGAAACACTTGTTCAAATTTTTCAGTCACAACGATACCCCATGGGTGAGCATGGTGTGGCAAGCATACTATCAGAATTCGGTACCTCACGGTTCAGGAAAAGTGGGATCTTTCTGGTGGCGTGATGTATATATGCAAACTTTTTACAACTTTTCGAAGCATCACAAAAATCTCTCCTGGTAATCGCAACTCCACTTTGTTTTGGAAACATCACTGGCGTTGTTATAAACACGATAAGTAAATAGTGAAGAACGAAATAAGAACACACGTaggggacacaagattttaacgtggaaaaccctctcCAACAAAGAGAGGTAAAAACCAAGGGCGCCAACCAGCAACACTTCACTATATCGAGGAGTGTACAAACGTCggtggttatcttataatctgataaaccgtagccggcggcttacaaaaGGTATATATAGACTGTGGCATCGATCCGTACCGCGGGGGGCTGACACCACCCGCACCCAAGTCTACCGGCGACGGGTCTCGCTCCGCTCATcagattcatattacttgccacTAGTATGAATATACCTACAATTAAGATATGTTAtaatacatctatattagtgacACCTAATATGAATCTGAGGGAGTACATAGACTGAGCAAGCAAAGCAGATGAAGCTAGTTATACTGCTCATGTGTTGGTGTAATGTTGCAGCAGACGTGCATTGAGTGATTAACCGGCTGTTCGTTTTTTGTATGTGCACAAGTTTCCTTTATATATGAGAAGGGAGGAGTTTTTTTCCCCTAACGTTTTAGGGTTTCGTTGTCCTCCGGCGGCGCTCGCGACCATCGAGAGTAATCCATCCGATCTGATCGTTGGTGTCCATGGAGACAGGAAATAGCAGTAAAGGAGGAAGaggcaaggaggaggaggacgtggATGAGCTTCTCCGGAGGTTGGATCTGCATGAAGACGACGGAGACGACTTTGTCTGGGAGGAAGATGTTGCACGCAAGGATGTTCAAGCCAAGTGGCTGGCTATTGCGAGAGTCCTCACAAATAAGGGCTTTAGTCCGTCGGCCCTGTATGCCGACATGCGTTCAGCCTGGAATCCTGCGAAGGATGTGCGATGGAGGCAGATTGAGGACAATCTCTTCACCGTGCAGTTTGGGTGTCTTGGTGATTGGAACACAGCCATGCTCAATGGGCCGTGGTTGTTTCGCAATCAAGCGTTAATTCTGCTGGAGTATGATGGATTCACCAACCCTAGGTCAATTAAACTGGACAAGATTGCTGTATGGGCGAGGGTTCTGAAGCTGCCAGATAATTATCTGGAGGAACCGGTGATCAAAGGCATGTGTAGGAAGATGGGAAAGATTACAGAAGTGCAAATTCAACTTCCTGCAGGCTATGTGGGCGCCTTTGTTAGGTTAAGAGTGGACCTTGATATCAATAAGAAATTGGAGAGATTTGTGTCGATTACAAGAGCTGGTAAGAAGGATTGGTACCAAGTTAAGTATGAAAAGATGCCAACCTTCTGTAACCATTGTGGTTTGTTAGGACACTGGTATGAGGAGTGTGGAACGGGTGAACACGACCCCTTGAAGTTTGAATGGGGGGACTTCATACTAGCAGATGAATGGAAGAACCGTGGTGGCGGCCGTGGGGCTACGTCTGGCCGTGGTGCAACAGGGAGAGGTTCTGGCAGAGGGAGAGGGATGTTTGGGCGTGGACATGGTCGAGgaaatgatggactctccaatgcTATAAGTAGTGATGGGAGTTGGCGGTGGAATGCAACTCATAATAAGCTTGATGATTTAAACCTCTCAACAGATGTTGGAGGTGGTAATGCGGGAATCAATGATATCAATATGCAAGATAATAACCCAAAGCTAGGGAAAAAGAGGGTGGCTTTGAATTCAAATGCTACTGAAGGAAAGGAACAAGATGCAGGTGCCATGGTGCTGGTGGATGGCAAAAATAAGGTTGCAAGCATGATTGGCATGTTTGATGATGGGAAGGGTGATCATCCTGGTGTTTCTCCTCAAAAAAATGCGAACAAGAAGAAACTTAAAGGGGTTGATGGAGGGGCGGTGGACAATTCCAATGTTGTGTTGAATGGGTCGGCGGCATCCCAGGGGGATGGCCGCCAGGAGCAATGAATATTCTAAGCTTGAACTGTCGAGGTGGAGGGCGGCCTGAGACAGTTCGTGAAATCAGTGACCTTGTTAGGTTGCAACGCCCAAGTCTGGTCTTCCTGTCGGAGACCAAGATGTCAGATAAGAAAGCACAAGATTTGAGATGGAAGTTTGGGTTCTCCAATGCGTTTGGAGTGAAGTCTGTTGGCTTGAGTGGTGGTTTGTGCTTATATTGGAATAATGACTCGAGAGTTTCTCTGAAATCGTTCAGTAATTCTCACATAGATGTCCTGATTCAAAATGATGAATTAGGAGATGTGGAGTGGAGGTTTACGGGATTCTATGGAAATCCCGTGAGGTCAAGAAGGAAGTTAAGTTGGGATCTACTCAAATTTTTGAGGAAAGAATACAACAACCCTTGGATTTGTGCTGGAGATTTTAATGAAGTTCTCTATGGTACTGAACAAATCGGAGGAAATGAGAGGCAAGAATGGAAGATGGAGGGTTTTAGGGATGCGATAGAGGAGTGTAAGTTGGAGGATTTGGGCTTCTATGGAGTGCCTTATACCTGGGACAACAAACAGCAAGGTAACAAAAATGTCAAAGTCAGACTTGATAGAGCTCTAGGTGATGATAAATTCCAGGAGTGCTTTGATAATACCATTGTCAACCATTTACAATGCTGCGAGTCAGATCATTGTGCGCTTCTAATATCAGTCAGGCAGTCTGATTGGATTGATGTTGCTTTGACTGAGAAACCTTTCCGTTTTGAGAATGCATGGACGAGACATGAGCGCTATAATCAAACAGTTGAGGAGGTGTGGAGGGATGATGGCAATAATTTACAAGAAGTCTATGATGCATTAGGATGCGTCAGACAGAGGTTGAAGAGGTGGAGTGTATCGGAGTTTGGGTCGGTAAAGAAACAGTTGAAGACGTTGAGGGGTCGGCTGGAAGTGGTAAGGTCTCAGTCCTTGAGGGGAGGCCCATCTAAAGAAGAGAAAACCTTGATGGCCAAAATCTCAGAGCTTTTATCAAAGGAGGAAATTTTGCTAAGGCAGAGATCTAGAGCTCAATGGCTAGCGGAGGGCGATCGCAATACATCTTTTTTTCACGCTAAGGCCAAGGAGAGAGCCAGAAGGAACAAAATTAAATCCTTAAAGAGATTAGATGGTTCCGTAGTTACATCTCAGGAAGGTTTGGAGGTTGAGGCCATTGGTTTTTACCAAAATCTTTTTACAGCCCAAGAAGATACAGACTCAAGATTGGTGACTGAGTGGGTGCCACAGAAGgtggatgatatgatgaataATCTTTTATGCGCTGCTATCACAGATGAAGAGATTGAGAGAGCATTGTTTATGATGCATCCAGACCGATCTCCAGGACCAGATGGGTTTACAGTTGGTTTTTATATAAAGCATTGGAGTATGATGAAATCTTCTATTTGTGCAGCGGTGAGGAATTTTCTCAACGGAGGTGATATGCCAGAAATAGTTAATTCTACGGTCTTGGTTCTTATTCCGAAGGCTAAGAATCCGCAAGATCTTTCACAGTACCGGCCTATCTCATTATGTAATGTGCTTTATAAGTTAGCATCTAAAGTATTGGCTTTGCGGCTGAGACCAATGTTGGAAGAATTAATATCCGAAGAGCAGAGTGCTTTTGTCCCAGGAAGACTGATTTCGGATAATGTATTTCTTGCATATGAGTGCATTCACTATTTAAAAAGGAAGAAAGGGAAATCTGGTGCGTGTGCAGTTAAGCTGGATATGGCGAAAGCATATGACCGGGTGGAATGGTCTTATTTGAGGGATATAATGACCAAGATGGGTTTCGCTAATGCATGGATTGATCGGGTAATGTGTTGTGTGGAGACAGTTTCCTTCTCTGTCCGAGTTAATGGTAATTACTCTGAAATCTTTAAACCCTCCAGGGGGATCCGCCAAGGCGACCCATTATCACCTTATTTGTTTCTGATTTGTGCGGAGGGTTTCTCATGTATGCTGAAATATTATGGAGCCGGACATTTATCTCGAGGTGTACGAGTGGGTATCCACTGCCCCTGGATTTCGCATCTTCTTTTTGCAGATGATTGCATGGTTTTGACACAAGCAACAGTAGATGGAGCTACTAGATTACAGGAAATTTTGGAAAGATACAGAATTGGATCTGGACA
Coding sequences within it:
- the LOC139838343 gene encoding uncharacterized protein translates to MNILSLNCRGGGRPETVREISDLVRLQRPSLVFLSETKMSDKKAQDLRWKFGFSNAFGVKSVGLSGGLCLYWNNDSRVSLKSFSNSHIDVLIQNDELGDVEWRFTGFYGNPVRSRRKLSWDLLKFLRKEYNNPWICAGDFNEVLYGTEQIGGNERQEWKMEGFRDAIEECKLEDLGFYGVPYTWDNKQQGNKNVKVRLDRALGDDKFQECFDNTIVNHLQCCESDHCALLISVRQSDWIDVALTEKPFRFENAWTRHERYNQTVEEVWRDDGNNLQEVYDALGCVRQRLKRWSVSEFGSVKKQLKTLRGRLEVEIKAVTAVKIPQLHPNSWAIDIIDSSKVDPRDAAVILCGGWAVWSERNARKHGESSRTISESVKWTADIASDLAISGCVVTRPAKVKSKWQLPAPGTLKVNVDAGFSSDWQVILDCRGLK